The Christiangramia flava JLT2011 genome has a segment encoding these proteins:
- a CDS encoding RagB/SusD family nutrient uptake outer membrane protein, with product MKTRSILYKTLIAAMLCGISSCSDDLEIEPNDQIAKENFFKSEEDFKAATAPLYNRVWFSFNDKFYFGLGDGRSYNLYAPYSDYIYPFSDLTETGLTGPLVEAWRSFYIVIQQSNNTIAAIEESTVSEEIRAQYIAEARFMRGTAYWYIASLWGDAIITTSQSEIINNPLVNKNPREDVFEFAIRDLEYAAKYLPEQAGQSGRVTKYSAYGMLSRLYLSASGLSSNPNSGTRDQALLDLAKKAAEKAINEGPYMLLDDYAELFTIENNNNSESMFALQWVPNGDYGVNNTHQAYFALGSEITGDDAAWGYFTRASFDILEEYEANDARRKATWMADGDFYPEISQANGGYLVEHENTYVNVKKGVVGSNKDNQSISRMNSGLNTYMLRLGEVYLNYAEAVLGNNGSTSDATALMYVNALRERAGLAPKTSLTFEDIFHERRVELCMEGQFWYDMVRRAYYEQQEMLNYIDDQGRETVIPFTYDEENNRVEVDDTRDAAPRAIGQIDESIFLLPYPESEVVQNPLLRDAPVPYDFTEERITDELFD from the coding sequence ATGAAAACAAGAAGTATACTTTATAAAACCCTGATCGCTGCGATGCTCTGCGGAATTTCGAGCTGTAGCGACGACCTTGAAATTGAACCGAATGATCAGATCGCCAAAGAGAATTTCTTCAAATCAGAAGAAGACTTTAAGGCCGCCACGGCTCCGCTTTACAATCGGGTCTGGTTTTCATTTAATGATAAATTCTATTTCGGGCTGGGAGACGGTCGTTCGTACAATCTCTACGCACCGTATTCAGATTATATTTATCCGTTTAGCGATCTTACGGAAACCGGACTTACCGGCCCGCTGGTGGAAGCCTGGAGATCGTTCTACATTGTTATCCAGCAGTCCAACAACACGATCGCGGCAATTGAAGAAAGCACGGTTTCCGAAGAAATTCGCGCTCAGTATATCGCCGAAGCCCGATTTATGAGAGGGACCGCTTACTGGTATATTGCGTCGCTTTGGGGTGATGCAATCATTACCACCAGCCAGTCTGAGATCATCAACAATCCATTGGTGAATAAAAATCCGCGTGAAGATGTGTTTGAATTTGCCATTCGCGACCTGGAATATGCAGCAAAATACCTTCCGGAGCAGGCCGGCCAGTCAGGACGAGTTACGAAATACAGTGCCTACGGAATGCTTTCCAGGCTATATTTATCAGCTTCGGGGCTCAGTTCCAACCCAAACAGTGGAACGCGCGACCAGGCTCTGCTGGATCTCGCCAAAAAAGCTGCTGAAAAAGCCATTAACGAAGGCCCGTATATGCTTTTGGATGATTACGCCGAACTATTTACCATCGAGAACAACAATAATTCAGAATCTATGTTTGCCCTTCAATGGGTCCCGAATGGCGATTACGGCGTGAACAATACACACCAGGCCTATTTCGCGCTGGGCTCTGAAATTACCGGGGATGATGCGGCCTGGGGTTACTTTACCAGAGCTTCTTTCGATATCCTGGAAGAATACGAGGCCAATGATGCGCGCAGAAAAGCGACCTGGATGGCAGATGGTGATTTTTACCCGGAGATCAGCCAGGCGAATGGCGGCTATCTTGTAGAACATGAAAACACCTATGTAAACGTCAAAAAAGGAGTGGTAGGCTCTAATAAAGACAACCAGTCTATTTCCCGCATGAACTCCGGGTTGAATACCTACATGCTTCGGCTGGGAGAAGTTTACCTGAATTATGCGGAAGCCGTTTTGGGTAACAACGGTTCCACCAGCGACGCCACCGCCTTAATGTACGTGAACGCTCTTCGTGAGCGTGCCGGGCTTGCTCCCAAAACCAGCCTGACATTCGAAGATATCTTCCACGAAAGAAGAGTGGAATTATGCATGGAAGGCCAGTTCTGGTACGATATGGTGCGCAGGGCCTATTACGAACAGCAGGAAATGCTGAATTATATAGATGATCAGGGCAGGGAAACGGTTATTCCTTTCACTTATGATGAAGAGAACAACCGTGTGGAAGTTGATGATACAAGAGATGCTGCTCCGCGGGCAATTGGCCAGATAGACGAGAGCATTTTCCTGCTTCCCTATCCGGAATCTGAGGTCGTTCAAAACCCATTGCTCCGCGACGCGCCAGTTCCTTACGATTTTACTGAAGAACGAATCACCGATGAATTATTTGACTAA
- a CDS encoding endo-1,4-beta-xylanase: MIKYSKQMFLPLMALLTLSSCQKEVMEWRDLDEDQKVTTAELPLELEEKIARYDALKTYSDYVLGAGIVMDLYMNNDAYSALVNENFDEVTVGYAMKHGAMVQPDGSINFGPVDDFIAKTNAAGIDVFGHTLVWHANQNASYLNGLIAPTVIPGSPGANALDLSGLKDGSLSGWSLNNPGDGISIAEGEGLATNSPALKMEASASASQPYNLQVVTPAIPVINGHEYEISFYIRSDQPGKGRISFNGLQNNYPYRDWFDTGGEWTEAFETSSQWQQVKFRVNDFTGDSFQMAFDLGYLPDVTYFIDVNNLSVTDLDAEVTATNLIANGDFENGALDGWYGYGNSSTRSVSAEGEGYGDAGYAMVLTNPTAAQAYEAQQVYQFSEPLEAGTEYTFSFFIKADVASTIQVELQSEDYSAEYSGALEVGTNWTKIERTLTPTRDDRVRFIFDFGTSATTFYIDDIILTDGEVNTGSEPVIIELSEEEKASIIGDAMEDWITQMLDHYKDEVHAWDVVNEPMTEGGSVRDGNVADPASDDFYWVKYLGQDYAVTAFKLARELSNPGDILFINDYNLESSPAKVDGLIEYVKYIERQGAEVDGIGTQMHVSLNTNRENIVSMFQKLAATGKLVKISELDVRLGTASPTADQLAEQADMYQFILDSFRENVPASQQYGTTLWNISDNENEHQYWLPDESPNVWDANYDRKPAYKGVADGLAGRDVSEDFTGELAY, encoded by the coding sequence ATGATAAAATATAGCAAACAAATGTTTCTCCCGCTCATGGCACTTCTCACCCTGAGCTCCTGCCAGAAGGAGGTTATGGAATGGAGAGACCTGGATGAAGACCAGAAAGTGACGACAGCCGAACTTCCGCTGGAGCTGGAAGAGAAAATTGCCCGTTACGATGCGTTGAAAACCTACAGTGATTATGTACTTGGTGCCGGTATTGTTATGGACCTGTATATGAACAATGACGCGTACAGCGCGCTGGTGAATGAGAATTTTGATGAAGTGACCGTGGGCTATGCCATGAAACATGGCGCGATGGTCCAGCCTGATGGTTCCATCAATTTTGGACCTGTGGATGATTTTATCGCGAAAACCAATGCTGCAGGGATCGATGTTTTTGGGCATACCCTGGTTTGGCATGCCAACCAGAATGCCAGTTACCTCAATGGGCTCATCGCTCCAACTGTTATTCCCGGTTCACCAGGTGCCAACGCACTTGATCTTTCCGGTTTGAAAGACGGTAGCCTTAGTGGCTGGTCGCTCAATAATCCCGGGGACGGAATCAGTATTGCCGAAGGCGAAGGCCTGGCAACCAATAGCCCTGCATTAAAAATGGAGGCTAGCGCTTCCGCTTCGCAGCCTTATAACCTGCAGGTGGTGACCCCCGCGATTCCTGTGATCAACGGGCACGAATATGAAATTTCCTTTTACATCCGCTCCGATCAGCCGGGAAAAGGTCGAATTTCCTTTAATGGCCTTCAGAATAACTATCCCTACAGAGACTGGTTCGATACCGGCGGGGAATGGACTGAAGCCTTTGAAACTTCCAGCCAGTGGCAGCAGGTCAAATTCCGCGTAAACGATTTTACGGGAGATAGCTTCCAAATGGCTTTTGACCTCGGGTACCTGCCAGATGTCACCTATTTTATTGATGTGAACAATCTGAGCGTAACCGACCTGGATGCGGAAGTAACTGCCACTAATCTGATCGCAAATGGGGATTTTGAAAACGGGGCTTTAGATGGCTGGTATGGCTACGGAAATAGTTCTACCAGAAGTGTCTCCGCGGAAGGTGAAGGCTACGGGGATGCCGGTTACGCGATGGTGCTTACCAATCCTACTGCCGCACAGGCTTACGAAGCCCAACAGGTTTACCAGTTCAGTGAACCGCTTGAGGCGGGAACCGAATATACTTTCTCCTTTTTTATAAAAGCCGATGTTGCTTCCACGATCCAGGTGGAACTTCAGAGTGAAGATTATTCTGCAGAGTATTCCGGTGCACTGGAGGTGGGAACCAACTGGACCAAAATTGAAAGAACGCTCACTCCTACCCGGGATGACCGAGTTCGTTTCATCTTCGATTTCGGAACATCAGCCACAACGTTTTATATTGATGATATTATACTGACTGATGGTGAAGTGAATACAGGTTCCGAACCGGTGATCATAGAACTTTCAGAAGAAGAAAAAGCAAGCATTATCGGTGATGCCATGGAAGACTGGATCACGCAGATGCTGGATCATTATAAAGATGAAGTCCATGCCTGGGATGTGGTCAATGAGCCCATGACAGAAGGCGGCTCTGTAAGAGATGGGAATGTGGCAGATCCTGCCAGCGATGATTTTTACTGGGTAAAATACCTAGGCCAGGATTATGCGGTTACCGCTTTTAAGCTTGCCAGGGAACTTTCCAATCCCGGTGATATACTCTTCATCAACGACTACAACCTGGAATCCAGTCCTGCGAAGGTAGACGGTCTCATCGAATATGTGAAGTATATTGAAAGACAGGGCGCTGAAGTTGATGGAATTGGCACCCAGATGCACGTTTCTCTAAATACCAATCGAGAAAACATTGTAAGCATGTTCCAGAAACTGGCGGCCACCGGTAAACTCGTGAAAATCTCTGAACTGGACGTGCGCCTGGGAACGGCTTCTCCTACTGCCGATCAACTTGCCGAGCAGGCAGATATGTACCAGTTCATCCTGGATTCTTTCCGGGAGAATGTACCCGCCAGTCAACAATACGGCACAACGCTCTGGAATATTTCAGATAACGAAAACGAGCACCAGTACTGGCTGCCTGATGAGTCACCAAATGTGTGGGATGCGAACTACGACCGCAAACCGGCTTATAAAGGTGTGGCCGATGGGCTTGCCGGCAGGGATGTAAGCGAAGATTTTACAGGAGAATTAGCGTACTAA
- a CDS encoding SusC/RagA family TonB-linked outer membrane protein, giving the protein MMTSYSMIKTIFKRPGLWLVMLGLWSFTAMAQRTVTGTVRDDNGPLPGVTVQVKNTDNGVVTDFDGNYTINQVPENAVLQFSFVGYQMQEINSGSQNVINTTMEVDVSSLDEVVVIGYGKMKRSDVTGAVVSVSEDAIQESVPTTVDQVLQGRAAGVQIQQNSGAPGASSSIRIRGISSITGSNEPIFVIDGVIVDSNTGQNGQNAFSSINPADIVSIDILKDASATAIYGSRAANGVILITTKRGQNGESTITFNSYAGYQEIPKHLPLLNLQEYAILKNTRSDLGIVQRDANFIRPELLGEGTNWQEEMFQQAFMQSYNLSMAGGNDKSTYSMSAGYLDQEGIALGSAFDRFNLRGVFDSQVKEYLKMGVNFAFSNIKQNTTFSDQSLILTALRQTPNVAVRNADGSFDGPVTDEFTQNNPVGLASIRENKNENTNIRANAFAEIDFTEGLSLRSEYSLDYGFSNGYTFNPSYQFGAIVNDIREGSRTKSYSKYYNIRNVLTYDRTFGEDHTVNAILGQEFQESFYENLYGYRTGYLTNGATDLNAGDASTARNSNASFNSALNSYFARAFYSFQDKYLLTATIRYDGSSKFSKENRWGWFPSAAFAWKLSNENFLKDSETINNLKLRLGYGAVGNQSVPNYAYTSIYAASPTPFGAGLLAANTANPDLKWETTYSSNIGLDLNMFNNRLEFIADVYSKKTEDLLLLAPYPDYSGTSGIGATSAPYVNIGSLQNRGLELTLNTVNVDTDDFTWRSNLVFTMNRNEVLGLATETGILNRTIQQGSDITIITRTAVGKPIGQFYGYKVIGRFEQATDFYYRDENGDVVPRALPEGMEIGENGVWIGDYIFDDLNNDGVINEQDRDYIGNPLPDFSYGINNSFSYKNFDLSIQLSGVYGNEIVNYQRRFLENPRENTNLLRSALGYAQLDLIDPNGPNDYRNVEIVGGDPYMPRIAASSAASTSNFRFSDRFLEDGSYLRIQNISFGYNLPRDFVKKFGLLSFKIYTNFQNVYTFTNYSGYDPEVGAINQDALLTGIDNGRYPSPRIYTAGINVNF; this is encoded by the coding sequence ATGATGACAAGTTATTCTATGATTAAAACCATCTTCAAAAGGCCTGGTCTTTGGCTCGTTATGCTGGGCCTTTGGAGTTTTACCGCGATGGCCCAACGAACAGTGACCGGGACCGTGCGCGATGATAACGGCCCGCTTCCCGGCGTTACGGTGCAGGTGAAAAATACCGATAACGGGGTGGTGACCGATTTTGATGGGAATTATACCATTAACCAGGTTCCCGAAAATGCCGTGCTACAATTCAGCTTTGTGGGCTACCAGATGCAGGAGATCAACAGCGGCAGCCAGAATGTGATCAATACGACCATGGAAGTGGATGTTTCCTCTCTCGATGAAGTAGTGGTAATTGGGTACGGAAAAATGAAAAGAAGCGATGTGACCGGTGCAGTGGTTTCGGTTTCTGAAGATGCCATACAGGAATCGGTTCCCACAACGGTAGACCAGGTATTGCAGGGGCGTGCGGCCGGAGTACAGATCCAGCAGAACAGTGGAGCCCCAGGTGCCAGTTCCTCGATCAGGATTCGGGGTATTAGTTCCATAACCGGCTCTAATGAGCCAATTTTTGTGATTGACGGAGTCATCGTAGACAGTAATACCGGGCAAAATGGGCAGAATGCCTTCTCGTCTATCAACCCCGCCGATATTGTTTCCATCGATATTCTGAAAGATGCTTCAGCTACCGCGATCTATGGTTCTCGCGCAGCTAACGGAGTGATCCTGATCACTACCAAGCGCGGCCAGAATGGGGAATCTACCATAACTTTTAATTCCTATGCAGGTTACCAGGAAATTCCGAAGCATCTTCCGCTTTTAAACTTACAGGAATATGCGATCCTGAAAAACACGCGTTCCGACCTAGGTATCGTTCAGCGAGATGCCAACTTTATCAGGCCGGAATTATTAGGCGAAGGGACCAACTGGCAGGAAGAAATGTTCCAGCAGGCTTTCATGCAGAGCTACAACCTGTCGATGGCGGGTGGTAACGATAAAAGTACGTACAGTATGAGCGCCGGGTACCTGGACCAGGAAGGTATCGCGCTGGGTTCTGCTTTTGACCGTTTCAACCTTCGCGGGGTCTTCGATTCTCAAGTAAAAGAGTACCTGAAGATGGGGGTGAATTTCGCCTTTAGCAATATTAAGCAGAATACTACTTTTTCTGATCAGTCCCTGATCTTAACTGCCCTGAGACAAACGCCAAATGTGGCAGTGCGCAATGCTGATGGCTCCTTTGATGGCCCGGTAACTGATGAATTCACGCAGAACAACCCGGTAGGACTGGCTTCGATCCGTGAAAATAAGAACGAAAACACGAATATTCGTGCCAATGCTTTTGCCGAAATCGATTTTACGGAAGGTTTGAGCCTGCGTTCAGAATATTCCCTGGATTACGGTTTTTCCAACGGCTACACCTTTAATCCGTCCTACCAGTTCGGAGCGATCGTGAACGATATTCGAGAAGGTTCCCGTACGAAAAGTTACAGCAAGTATTACAACATTCGCAATGTGCTTACTTATGACCGCACATTTGGAGAAGATCATACGGTAAATGCCATTTTAGGACAGGAATTCCAGGAGTCTTTCTATGAAAACCTGTATGGTTACCGTACCGGTTACCTTACCAATGGCGCGACCGATCTGAACGCCGGGGATGCTTCCACAGCAAGGAACTCGAACGCCAGTTTCAACAGTGCGTTGAATTCCTATTTCGCAAGGGCTTTCTATTCTTTTCAGGATAAATATTTGCTAACCGCTACAATTCGGTATGACGGTTCCTCGAAATTTTCCAAGGAGAATCGCTGGGGATGGTTTCCTTCCGCAGCCTTTGCCTGGAAGCTTTCCAACGAAAATTTCCTGAAAGACAGTGAAACTATTAATAACCTGAAATTAAGACTGGGATACGGTGCGGTAGGAAACCAGAGCGTACCAAATTACGCCTACACCTCGATCTATGCAGCTTCCCCAACACCTTTTGGTGCCGGGCTACTAGCTGCCAACACCGCCAATCCCGACCTGAAATGGGAAACGACCTATTCGAGCAATATTGGGCTGGACCTGAACATGTTCAATAACCGCCTGGAATTTATTGCTGATGTGTATTCCAAAAAGACCGAAGATCTATTGTTGCTTGCTCCTTATCCAGATTATTCAGGAACCTCTGGAATCGGGGCCACTTCCGCTCCATATGTGAACATTGGTTCCTTGCAAAATCGCGGGCTTGAACTTACGCTGAATACTGTAAATGTGGATACAGATGATTTTACCTGGCGTTCCAACCTGGTCTTTACCATGAACCGAAATGAGGTTTTAGGCCTTGCTACGGAAACCGGTATTTTAAACCGTACCATCCAGCAGGGATCAGATATTACGATCATCACCCGTACGGCTGTAGGCAAACCAATTGGCCAGTTTTACGGTTATAAGGTGATTGGCCGATTTGAACAGGCTACAGATTTCTATTATCGTGATGAAAATGGTGACGTTGTACCAAGAGCGCTTCCGGAAGGGATGGAAATTGGCGAAAACGGCGTGTGGATTGGAGATTACATTTTTGACGACCTGAATAATGACGGGGTCATCAACGAACAGGATCGCGATTACATCGGAAATCCGCTACCAGATTTCAGCTACGGGATCAACAACTCCTTCAGCTATAAGAATTTTGACCTGAGCATTCAGCTTTCGGGAGTCTACGGAAATGAGATTGTGAACTACCAGAGACGATTTTTGGAGAATCCCCGGGAGAACACCAATCTTCTGAGATCCGCTCTAGGTTACGCGCAACTGGATTTGATAGACCCGAACGGACCAAACGATTATCGCAACGTGGAAATTGTGGGCGGAGATCCATATATGCCTAGAATTGCAGCCTCTTCGGCCGCATCGACCTCGAATTTTCGATTTAGTGACCGCTTCCTGGAAGACGGTTCCTACCTGAGAATTCAGAATATTTCCTTCGGCTATAACCTTCCGAGAGATTTTGTGAAAAAATTCGGCTTGCTGAGTTTCAAGATCTACACCAATTTCCAGAATGTGTACACCTTCACGAACTATTCCGGCTACGATCCCGAAGTTGGAGCGATCAACCAGGATGCGTTGCTCACGGGAATCGATAACGGTCGTTATCCTTCACCGCGAATCTATACTGCAGGTATCAATGTGAATTTTTAA
- a CDS encoding HYC_CC_PP family protein: MRKLALHTKLSSGLLAFIFLLSTFSFTAYKHYCGNILVETSLFLTAKNCCDNAMPVNCMEDTANCCSNKMLQIQGQKDLKDAIWSVSQIASVGIADQASAGKPLSAACFAEVTFIKHLFPPPLLQQPIYLVNESFLI, translated from the coding sequence TTGAGAAAATTAGCCTTACATACCAAGTTATCTTCAGGCCTGCTGGCTTTCATTTTCCTGCTTTCTACTTTTTCATTTACGGCCTATAAGCATTACTGTGGAAATATTTTGGTGGAAACTTCTTTGTTTCTGACTGCTAAAAATTGCTGTGATAATGCAATGCCTGTCAACTGTATGGAAGACACAGCTAATTGCTGCAGTAACAAAATGCTCCAGATACAAGGTCAAAAGGATCTCAAGGATGCAATCTGGTCGGTTTCTCAAATAGCCTCAGTAGGCATTGCTGATCAAGCTTCCGCAGGAAAGCCTCTTTCAGCCGCTTGCTTTGCGGAAGTGACTTTCATAAAACATCTTTTTCCGCCACCTTTACTTCAACAGCCAATTTATCTGGTGAATGAAAGCTTTTTGATTTAA
- a CDS encoding glycan-binding surface protein — translation MKNIMIKNSWIYGFLFLSLLLLGSCSSDDSTGSGPISVDAVYLQDVNSSVPDRQVQFARLGQLIRLEGSGFEGLRRVYINGFQTSFNPVYVSDTSMLIRVSQDTPTIEAEEELRNTIRLVKDGSETTIDFEIRSSAPTISRVSNTLPKAGEEIIVYGSGLIEVTKVIFPGNVEVSSGITYDEEDGEFFTVTVPEGVSASGGSLYVETANGAAYSPAYFNVQDGIILDFDGNGVLGEFGNTIRQEQLESAPIGENNRSQGNYVAMRPEGVSSFEPGKNRLSEVFTSGTESWRSQFTPFIPASTPLEEVAFQFDIYVPEAWAGSGFLKILLINNFNGGEWTGGVYNYVPWIVDGEIEPFQTDGWTTVTIPLTDFYLFSDGADYTFEDVLQYRESATYKNFGMFFENSDIRLSDVTGTATDVEFPSLETSVQVYTDNWRIVSLETPIVTDFPDEE, via the coding sequence ATGAAAAATATAATGATTAAAAACAGCTGGATCTATGGCTTTCTCTTCCTGAGCCTGCTTCTATTGGGAAGCTGCTCCAGTGACGACTCAACAGGAAGCGGGCCTATAAGCGTGGACGCGGTCTACCTTCAGGACGTAAATTCCTCGGTCCCTGACCGCCAGGTGCAATTTGCGCGCTTGGGACAGCTCATCAGGCTGGAAGGGTCGGGTTTTGAAGGCCTGAGACGCGTATACATCAATGGTTTTCAAACGTCCTTCAACCCGGTGTATGTTTCAGATACTTCAATGCTCATCCGGGTTTCTCAGGATACTCCAACGATCGAAGCGGAAGAAGAGCTGCGTAATACCATCAGGCTGGTCAAAGACGGCAGTGAGACCACGATCGATTTCGAGATCCGTTCGTCTGCACCAACGATCAGCCGTGTTTCGAATACCCTTCCGAAGGCCGGCGAAGAGATCATAGTATATGGAAGCGGACTGATTGAAGTGACCAAAGTTATCTTTCCCGGAAATGTGGAAGTAAGCAGCGGTATCACCTACGATGAAGAAGATGGAGAGTTTTTCACAGTAACCGTGCCTGAAGGCGTTTCTGCTTCGGGTGGTTCTCTCTATGTGGAAACTGCCAATGGCGCCGCTTATTCTCCCGCTTATTTCAATGTGCAGGACGGAATTATCCTGGATTTCGACGGGAATGGTGTGTTGGGTGAATTTGGAAATACGATTCGCCAGGAACAGCTGGAATCGGCTCCTATTGGAGAAAACAATAGATCACAAGGCAATTATGTAGCGATGCGCCCCGAAGGAGTGAGCTCTTTTGAACCTGGTAAAAACAGGCTTTCTGAAGTATTTACTTCAGGAACCGAAAGTTGGAGAAGTCAGTTCACACCATTCATCCCTGCCAGTACACCGCTGGAAGAAGTAGCCTTTCAGTTTGACATTTATGTACCTGAAGCATGGGCCGGAAGTGGTTTTCTGAAGATCCTGCTTATCAACAATTTCAATGGTGGCGAATGGACCGGCGGTGTTTACAATTATGTGCCCTGGATCGTGGACGGTGAAATCGAACCTTTCCAGACCGATGGCTGGACAACGGTCACCATTCCCTTAACCGATTTTTACCTTTTCAGTGATGGTGCCGATTATACTTTTGAAGATGTGTTGCAATACCGCGAATCAGCAACCTATAAGAATTTCGGGATGTTTTTCGAAAATTCAGATATACGACTAAGTGATGTAACGGGCACTGCTACCGATGTAGAGTTTCCTTCTTTGGAAACTTCTGTGCAGGTATATACCGATAACTGGCGCATTGTGTCCCTGGAAACTCCAATCGTAACCGATTTCCCTGATGAAGAATAG